A window from Tenacibaculum singaporense encodes these proteins:
- a CDS encoding methyltransferase — translation MNSTNENQITPSRIMEVGMGFWASKTLLTAVKMGLFTHLAKGGLSGKEIQDKLKLHDRSLFDFLDTLVALGFLQRSGLKESAIYSNSEDSNLFLDKNKPSYMGGILEMSNNRLYPFWNDLEEALITGKPQNETKNGGKPIFEAIYADENKLREFIHGMSGVQAGNFMKLARDINFSKYNTLCDIGGSGADLSIQIAKSNPHIKCISFDLPAVEPIAKENVTRFDLNDRIEIHSGDFFVDELPKADVITMGNILHDWGTKDKLMLIKKAYNALPKEGALIIIENIIDNERNKNAFGLMMSLNMIIETDEGYDFTLSDFNNWAKEVGFSNTRMMHLTGPSSAIIAVK, via the coding sequence ATGAACTCAACAAACGAAAACCAAATTACCCCTTCAAGAATCATGGAAGTAGGTATGGGTTTTTGGGCTTCAAAAACCTTACTTACTGCTGTTAAAATGGGGTTATTTACACATTTAGCCAAAGGGGGATTATCAGGAAAAGAAATTCAAGATAAACTCAAACTTCATGATAGATCTCTTTTCGACTTTCTTGACACTTTAGTTGCTTTAGGTTTCTTACAACGTTCCGGATTAAAAGAAAGCGCTATATATAGCAATTCTGAAGATTCCAACTTGTTTTTAGATAAAAACAAACCTAGTTATATGGGAGGCATATTAGAAATGTCTAACAACAGATTGTATCCTTTTTGGAACGATTTAGAAGAAGCTTTAATAACTGGAAAACCACAAAATGAGACAAAAAATGGTGGCAAGCCAATATTTGAAGCAATTTATGCAGATGAAAATAAGCTCCGAGAATTTATACACGGAATGTCAGGTGTTCAGGCTGGAAATTTCATGAAATTAGCTCGTGATATTAATTTTTCTAAATACAATACGTTATGTGATATTGGTGGTTCTGGAGCAGATTTATCAATACAAATTGCAAAAAGTAATCCGCATATAAAATGTATTTCTTTTGACCTTCCTGCTGTTGAACCAATAGCAAAAGAAAATGTAACCCGTTTTGATTTAAACGACAGAATAGAAATTCACTCAGGTGATTTCTTTGTTGATGAATTACCAAAAGCAGACGTTATTACCATGGGAAACATTCTTCATGATTGGGGTACAAAAGATAAGTTAATGCTCATAAAAAAAGCCTATAACGCCCTACCTAAAGAAGGAGCACTAATCATTATTGAAAATATAATTGATAATGAAAGAAATAAAAATGCTTTTGGTTTAATGATGTCCCTAAACATGATTATTGAAACAGATGAAGGCTACGATTTTACTCTTTCAGATTTTAATAACTGGGCAAAAGAGGTAGGTTTTAGCAATACTAGAATGATGCATTTAACTGGTCCTTCGAGTGCCATTATCGCTGTTAAATAA
- a CDS encoding ATP-dependent Clp protease ATP-binding subunit, whose protein sequence is MDDNFSPQVRDVITFSKEEALRLGHDFIGTEHLLLGLIRKGDGKAIEILTTFDVDLDLVRNKLEKLNPTTPSFSSPQRKSLHLTRQAEKAIKTTFLEAKLYQSNAIDTAHLLLCILRNENDPTTKLLQKYDVDYEQAKNLYKELHVDDDTFISPIGETPSDDEFADEKSNPYGQQPQKGKQVKKSKTPVLDNFGRDLTALAVAGKLDPVVGRLKEIERVSQILSRRKKNNPMLIGEPGVGKSAIAEGLALRIVDRKVSRILFDKRIVSLDLASLVAGTKYRGQFEERMKALMNELEKNDDIILFIDEIHTIVGAGGATGSLDASNMLKPALARGEIQCIGATTLDEYRTNIEKDGALERRFQKVIVDPTSVEETIQILHNIKGKYESHHHVTFTDEAIDACVKLTNRYMTDRFLPDKAIDALDEAGSRIHITNIVVPQQILELEAKLEEIRGRKTKAVSGQKYEEAAKLRDDEKNIETALESAQHQWEEDSKLHREIVTEDNVAEVVSMMTGIPVNRVAEAESSRLAELPQLIKGKVIGQDEAVTKVVKAIQRNRVGLKDPNKPIGSFIFLGSTGVGKTQLAKVLARELFDSEDSLIRIDMSEYMEKFAISRLIGAPPGYVGYEEGGQLTEKVRRKPYSVILLDEIEKAHPDVFNMLLQVLDDGHITDSLGRKIDFRNTIIIMTSNIGARKLKDFGGGVGFGTASKKEQEDAHAKSIIEGALKKSFAPEFLNRIDDVVIFNSLEREDIHKIIDIELDKLLRRIDDLGYKLTLSEKAKDYIADKGFDKQYGARPLKRAIQKYIEDALAEEIVNSKLNEGDAIFMDLDEKDKKLIIKIEKGEKPKESRTEIDEDQ, encoded by the coding sequence ATGGACGATAATTTTTCACCACAGGTTAGAGATGTGATTACTTTCAGTAAAGAGGAGGCCTTAAGACTAGGACATGACTTTATTGGAACGGAACATCTTTTGTTGGGTTTGATTAGAAAAGGTGATGGAAAAGCCATTGAAATATTAACAACTTTTGATGTTGATTTAGATTTAGTACGTAATAAACTAGAAAAACTAAATCCGACAACCCCATCTTTTTCAAGCCCTCAAAGGAAGAGCTTACACCTTACAAGACAAGCAGAGAAAGCTATAAAAACAACGTTTTTAGAAGCTAAATTATATCAAAGTAACGCAATAGATACTGCGCACTTATTATTATGCATCTTACGTAACGAGAATGATCCTACAACAAAACTACTTCAAAAATATGATGTAGATTATGAGCAGGCTAAAAACTTGTACAAAGAGCTACACGTAGATGATGACACATTTATTTCACCTATAGGAGAAACTCCATCAGACGATGAATTTGCTGACGAAAAGTCAAACCCTTACGGGCAACAACCTCAAAAAGGAAAGCAAGTTAAAAAATCTAAAACTCCTGTTTTAGATAACTTCGGACGTGATTTAACAGCATTAGCAGTTGCTGGAAAGTTAGACCCTGTTGTAGGCCGTTTAAAAGAAATTGAGCGTGTTTCTCAAATTTTAAGTAGACGAAAAAAGAACAACCCAATGCTTATTGGTGAACCTGGTGTTGGTAAATCTGCCATCGCTGAAGGATTAGCCTTACGTATTGTAGATAGAAAAGTATCTCGAATTTTATTCGATAAACGAATTGTTTCTCTTGACTTAGCTAGCTTAGTTGCTGGTACAAAATATAGAGGTCAATTTGAAGAACGTATGAAAGCGTTAATGAATGAGCTAGAAAAGAATGATGACATCATTTTATTTATTGATGAGATTCATACCATTGTGGGTGCTGGAGGAGCTACAGGTTCGTTAGATGCTTCTAACATGTTAAAACCTGCCTTAGCTAGAGGAGAAATTCAATGTATTGGTGCAACTACTTTAGATGAATACAGAACTAATATTGAAAAAGACGGTGCATTAGAACGTCGTTTTCAAAAAGTAATTGTAGACCCTACTTCTGTTGAAGAAACGATACAAATTTTACACAACATTAAAGGGAAATACGAATCACATCATCATGTTACTTTTACTGATGAAGCTATTGATGCTTGTGTAAAATTAACCAACCGTTATATGACTGATCGCTTTTTACCAGACAAAGCTATTGATGCTTTAGACGAAGCCGGGTCGAGAATTCATATTACAAATATTGTAGTTCCTCAACAAATTTTAGAATTAGAGGCGAAACTAGAAGAAATTAGAGGACGCAAAACTAAAGCAGTAAGCGGACAAAAGTACGAGGAAGCTGCTAAGCTTCGTGATGACGAAAAAAATATAGAAACAGCTTTAGAATCAGCTCAACACCAATGGGAAGAAGATTCTAAACTACATAGAGAAATTGTAACTGAAGATAATGTAGCTGAAGTAGTATCGATGATGACAGGAATTCCTGTAAATCGTGTTGCAGAAGCAGAAAGTAGCCGTTTAGCAGAATTACCTCAATTAATAAAAGGTAAAGTAATTGGTCAAGATGAAGCCGTTACCAAAGTAGTAAAAGCTATACAACGTAACCGTGTTGGACTAAAAGACCCTAATAAACCAATCGGTTCTTTTATTTTCTTAGGTTCAACTGGTGTTGGTAAAACACAGTTAGCTAAAGTATTAGCACGTGAGTTATTTGACTCTGAAGATTCTTTAATTAGAATTGATATGAGTGAATACATGGAGAAGTTTGCCATTTCTCGTTTAATTGGTGCACCTCCAGGATACGTTGGTTATGAAGAAGGTGGACAATTAACTGAAAAAGTACGTCGTAAGCCTTATTCTGTAATCTTATTAGACGAGATTGAAAAGGCGCATCCTGATGTATTTAACATGCTATTACAAGTGTTAGATGATGGACACATAACAGATAGTTTAGGTCGTAAAATAGATTTTAGAAACACCATTATTATTATGACTTCAAACATTGGAGCTCGTAAATTAAAAGATTTTGGTGGTGGTGTTGGTTTCGGAACTGCTTCTAAAAAAGAACAAGAAGATGCACATGCTAAAAGCATTATTGAAGGTGCTTTAAAGAAATCATTTGCACCTGAGTTTTTAAATCGTATTGATGATGTTGTAATCTTCAACTCTCTAGAGCGTGAAGACATTCATAAGATTATTGATATTGAATTAGATAAATTACTAAGACGTATTGATGACTTAGGTTACAAACTTACGTTAAGTGAAAAAGCCAAAGATTATATTGCTGACAAAGGTTTTGACAAACAATACGGTGCTCGTCCATTAAAAAGAGCCATTCAGAAATACATTGAAGATGCATTAGCTGAAGAAATTGTAAACTCTAAATTAAATGAAGGTGATGCTATCTTTATGGACTTAGATGAGAAAGACAAAAAGCTCATCATTAAAATAGAAAAAGGTGAAAAACCAAAAGAGTCTCGTACCGAAATAGACGAAGACCAATAA
- the gyrA gene encoding DNA gyrase subunit A, which translates to MADGEKLIPINIEEQMKSAYIDYSMSVIVSRALPDVRDGLKPVHRRVLFGMHELGIKATGAYKKSARVVGEVLGKYHPHGDTSVYDSMVRMAQDWSVRYMMVDGQGNFGSVDGDSPAAMRYTEVRMQKISEEMLSDIEKDTVDHKLNFDDTLQEPTVLPTRIPNLLVNGASGIAVGMATNMAPHNLTEVINGTIAYIDNRDIEIDELMQHIKAPDFPTGGIIYGYDGVRDAFHTGRGRIVMRAKATIEEVKGRECIVVTEIPYQVNKAEMIKKTADLVNDKKLEGIASIRDESDRKGMRIVYVLKRDAIPNIVLNKLFKYTQLQTSFSVNNIALVNGRPEQLNLKQLIHYFVEHRHEVIVRRTEFELKKAEARAHILEGLIIASDNIDEVIAIIRGSSNADEAREKLIERFELTEIQARAIVEMRLRQLTGLEQDKLRAEYDEIIKTIADLKDILANEPRRYQIIKDELLHIKEKYGDDRRSVIEYAGGDMRIEDMIPNSKVVVTISHAGYVKRTNLDEYKVQNRGGRGQKGATTRNEDFLEHLFVGTNHQYMLFFTQKGKVFWMRVYEVPEGGKNTKGRAIQNLINIEQDDKVKAFLVTGDLKDEDYINSHYVIMATKRGQVKKTPLEQYSRPRTNGINAITIKEGDELLEAKLTTGDSQVMLALKSGKAIRFEEAKTRPMGRTASGVRGITLSHENDEVIGMVAVNDMESNILVVSEKGYGKRSNLEDYRITNRGGKGVKTLNISEKTGNLVAIKNVDDSNDLMIINKSGLTIRMAVEDLRVMGRATQGVKLINIKDNDDIAAVAKVMHEKDEDENGMEIENETNESQEQQ; encoded by the coding sequence ATGGCAGATGGCGAAAAGTTGATCCCTATCAACATTGAAGAGCAAATGAAGTCCGCATACATCGATTATTCAATGTCGGTGATAGTATCCAGAGCATTACCCGATGTAAGAGATGGTTTAAAACCAGTGCATAGAAGAGTGTTGTTTGGTATGCACGAATTAGGAATTAAAGCTACTGGAGCATATAAAAAATCTGCAAGAGTTGTAGGGGAAGTATTAGGTAAGTATCACCCACACGGAGATACTTCGGTATACGACTCAATGGTACGTATGGCACAAGACTGGAGTGTGCGTTATATGATGGTTGATGGACAAGGGAACTTTGGTTCGGTTGATGGTGATAGTCCAGCAGCAATGCGTTATACTGAGGTGCGTATGCAGAAAATATCAGAAGAAATGTTATCTGATATTGAAAAAGATACGGTAGATCACAAGTTAAACTTTGATGATACCTTACAAGAACCTACGGTACTACCAACACGTATTCCTAACTTATTAGTTAATGGAGCATCGGGGATTGCAGTAGGTATGGCAACAAACATGGCGCCGCATAACTTAACTGAAGTTATTAATGGTACTATTGCCTATATTGATAATAGAGATATTGAGATTGATGAGTTAATGCAACACATCAAAGCACCTGATTTTCCTACAGGTGGAATTATTTATGGTTATGATGGTGTAAGAGATGCTTTCCATACAGGTCGTGGACGTATCGTAATGCGTGCTAAAGCTACTATTGAAGAGGTAAAAGGACGTGAGTGTATCGTCGTAACTGAGATTCCTTACCAAGTGAATAAAGCAGAAATGATTAAGAAAACTGCAGACTTGGTTAATGATAAGAAGCTAGAAGGTATTGCAAGTATTCGTGATGAGTCTGACCGTAAAGGAATGCGTATTGTTTATGTTTTAAAGCGTGATGCTATTCCTAATATTGTTTTAAATAAGCTATTTAAGTATACACAATTACAAACTTCGTTTAGTGTAAACAATATTGCTTTAGTTAATGGTCGTCCTGAGCAATTAAACTTAAAACAGTTAATTCACTACTTTGTAGAGCATAGACACGAAGTAATTGTTCGTAGAACAGAATTTGAATTAAAGAAGGCAGAAGCTCGTGCTCATATTTTAGAAGGATTAATTATAGCTTCTGATAATATTGATGAAGTAATTGCTATTATTAGAGGTTCTTCTAATGCAGATGAAGCACGTGAAAAATTAATAGAGCGTTTTGAGTTAACAGAGATTCAAGCACGTGCTATTGTAGAAATGCGTTTACGTCAGTTAACAGGACTGGAGCAAGATAAATTACGTGCTGAGTATGATGAAATCATCAAAACAATAGCAGATTTAAAAGATATTCTTGCTAACGAACCTAGACGTTACCAAATAATTAAAGATGAATTACTGCATATTAAAGAAAAGTATGGAGATGATCGTCGTTCGGTAATTGAGTATGCAGGAGGAGATATGCGAATCGAAGATATGATTCCTAACTCTAAAGTAGTAGTTACTATTTCGCATGCTGGTTATGTAAAGCGTACTAACTTAGATGAATATAAGGTTCAGAATAGAGGAGGACGTGGACAAAAAGGAGCGACTACTCGTAACGAAGATTTCTTAGAACATTTATTTGTTGGTACTAACCACCAATACATGTTGTTCTTTACTCAAAAAGGAAAAGTATTTTGGATGCGTGTGTACGAAGTTCCAGAAGGAGGTAAGAATACAAAAGGTAGAGCGATTCAAAATTTAATCAATATTGAACAAGATGATAAGGTAAAGGCGTTCTTAGTAACAGGTGATTTAAAAGATGAAGATTACATCAACAGTCATTATGTTATTATGGCAACAAAACGTGGTCAGGTTAAGAAGACTCCTTTAGAGCAATACTCTCGTCCAAGAACTAATGGTATTAATGCAATTACCATTAAAGAAGGTGATGAGTTACTAGAGGCGAAACTAACTACTGGAGATAGCCAAGTAATGCTTGCACTTAAATCAGGGAAAGCAATTCGTTTTGAAGAAGCTAAAACACGTCCAATGGGAAGAACAGCTTCAGGAGTTCGCGGTATTACATTATCACATGAAAATGATGAGGTAATTGGTATGGTTGCTGTTAATGATATGGAAAGTAATATCTTAGTAGTTTCAGAAAAAGGATATGGAAAACGTTCTAATTTAGAAGATTACCGTATAACGAATCGTGGAGGTAAAGGAGTTAAAACGTTGAATATATCAGAAAAAACTGGTAATTTAGTTGCTATCAAGAATGTTGATGACTCTAATGATCTAATGATTATTAATAAATCAGGGTTAACTATCAGAATGGCTGTTGAAGATTTACGAGTTATGGGTAGAGCGACACAGGGGGTTAAACTAATCAATATTAAAGATAATGATGATATTGCAGCAGTAGCAAAAGTTATGCATGAAAAAGACGAAGATGAAAATGGCATGGAAATTGAAAACGAAACAAACGAAAGTCAAGAACAACAATAA
- a CDS encoding tetratricopeptide repeat protein → MKNQILALSLGLMSLGAVAQKSELKDAEKAIKKQDFTTALSTLNAIEGSLMMNGEDKYKSKFYFLKGKALAAKKDYKKAGEALNALLAMGENKYTDEAKPILNQMIQEVSKKAVDLYNNKKDYKGAADGFYLTYVLSPTDTSFAYNAAVSATQAKDYDKAIEYYRELQKIGYTGVEKQYVATDKTTGKVESFGNDKARRDLMVKTGNYVKPETKSSDSKSATIVKNVALILKEQGKTDEAIAAFKDARASNPKDLNLILNEAQLYVEMGKMDKFGELMNEAVALDPENPTLYYNLGVVNFNEGRMDDAKKYYTKAVELKPDYADAYMNLAVVVLDKEKAIVEEMNKNLSNFKKYDELAAKQKEVYKEAIPFLEKADSLNRNVETVKTLMNLYEVLEMSDKASEYRELYQSMK, encoded by the coding sequence ATGAAAAATCAAATTTTAGCCCTTTCTTTAGGATTAATGTCGTTAGGGGCGGTGGCTCAGAAATCGGAATTAAAAGATGCTGAAAAAGCGATAAAAAAACAAGATTTTACTACTGCATTAAGCACTCTTAACGCGATTGAGGGCTCTTTAATGATGAATGGTGAAGATAAATATAAATCTAAATTTTATTTCTTAAAAGGTAAAGCATTAGCTGCTAAAAAAGATTATAAAAAAGCAGGAGAAGCTTTGAACGCTTTATTAGCGATGGGTGAGAATAAGTATACAGATGAGGCTAAGCCTATCTTAAACCAAATGATTCAAGAAGTTTCAAAAAAAGCAGTTGATTTATACAATAATAAAAAAGACTATAAGGGTGCTGCTGATGGTTTCTATTTAACATATGTGTTAAGTCCTACAGATACTTCATTTGCATATAATGCGGCTGTTTCAGCTACTCAAGCTAAAGATTATGATAAGGCGATTGAGTATTACAGAGAGTTACAAAAAATAGGTTATACAGGTGTTGAAAAGCAATATGTAGCTACAGATAAAACTACTGGAAAAGTTGAAAGTTTTGGAAATGACAAGGCTAGAAGAGATTTAATGGTAAAAACAGGAAATTATGTAAAACCAGAAACAAAGTCTTCTGATTCAAAATCAGCAACAATTGTTAAAAATGTAGCTTTAATATTAAAAGAACAAGGAAAAACTGATGAAGCTATTGCAGCTTTTAAAGATGCTCGTGCTTCTAACCCTAAAGATTTAAACTTAATCTTAAATGAAGCTCAGTTATATGTTGAGATGGGGAAAATGGATAAGTTTGGAGAATTAATGAATGAAGCTGTAGCTTTAGATCCAGAAAATCCAACTTTATACTATAATTTAGGTGTTGTAAACTTTAACGAAGGTAGAATGGATGATGCTAAAAAGTATTATACCAAAGCTGTAGAGTTAAAACCAGATTATGCTGATGCTTACATGAATTTAGCAGTAGTAGTTTTAGATAAAGAAAAAGCGATTGTAGAAGAGATGAATAAAAACTTATCTAACTTTAAAAAGTATGATGAGTTAGCTGCAAAGCAAAAAGAAGTTTATAAAGAGGCTATTCCATTTTTAGAAAAAGCTGATAGTTTAAACAGAAATGTAGAAACTGTTAAAACTTTAATGAACTTATATGAAGTTTTAGAAATGAGCGATAAGGCTTCTGAATATAGAGAGTTGTATCAATCAATGAAATAA
- a CDS encoding C40 family peptidase translates to MSFGICNLSIVPLRLEPSDASEMVNQVVFGEHFEVLEKTKKWSKIRLAFDDYEGYIDNKQYEEISEEIHILLSKEKKHYAGELIDFITDNNSNLTTIPMGARLPLFKNNKININNTSFLYEGKVCNNKLAKSAIVETAFLFLNVPYLWGGKSPFGIDCSGFTQTVYKLCGYNLLRDAKQQATQGEVLSFIEESEPGDLAFFDNEEGIITHVGIIMNDYNIIHAHGKVRIDKLDHSGIYNVDTQQHTHKLRVIKRLVE, encoded by the coding sequence ATGTCTTTCGGAATTTGTAATTTAAGTATTGTTCCTCTTCGATTAGAGCCTTCTGATGCTTCAGAAATGGTAAATCAAGTTGTTTTTGGTGAGCACTTTGAAGTCTTAGAAAAAACTAAAAAATGGAGTAAAATTCGTTTAGCTTTCGATGATTATGAGGGCTATATAGATAATAAACAATACGAAGAAATTTCTGAAGAAATACATATTCTTTTATCTAAAGAAAAAAAGCACTATGCTGGTGAATTAATTGATTTTATTACTGATAATAACAGTAATTTAACCACTATTCCTATGGGAGCTCGTCTTCCATTGTTTAAGAATAATAAAATCAATATTAACAATACCTCTTTTTTATATGAGGGCAAAGTATGCAATAACAAACTAGCTAAATCTGCAATTGTAGAAACCGCTTTCTTATTCTTAAATGTCCCTTATTTATGGGGAGGTAAATCGCCTTTTGGAATTGATTGTTCAGGATTTACCCAAACTGTATATAAACTATGTGGATACAATCTTCTACGCGATGCTAAACAACAAGCAACTCAAGGCGAAGTATTAAGTTTTATTGAAGAAAGTGAACCCGGTGATTTAGCGTTTTTTGATAATGAAGAAGGTATTATTACCCATGTTGGAATTATTATGAATGACTACAACATTATACATGCTCACGGAAAAGTTCGTATTGATAAATTAGACCATAGTGGTATTTATAATGTTGATACGCAGCAACACACTCATAAACTTAGAGTTATTAAACGTTTAGTTGAATAA